The Streptomyces sp. NBC_01463 DNA window CGGCCGTCGTCAGCAGACCGGCCGCAGCGATCAGTACGCTCCAGTGCATCCCGCTGAGGAAGGAGTCCGCGCCGGCCAGGAGCGCCCCGAAGACCGCGACGGCGAGCGCGCCGCCGACCTGACGGGCGGTATTGAGGACCGCCCCGGCGACACCCGCCCGGTCGGCGGGCACCCTGTCGAGCAGCATCGCGGTCAGTGCCGGCACCGCCAGCGCGCCACCGAGACCGACCGGCACCATCAGCCCTGCCACCACCCAGACATTCGTGTGCGTCCCGATGGTGAGGAGTGCCAGCAGGCCTGCGGCTCCGATGAGTTGGCCTGCCACCATCGGCACCCGCGGGCCGTACCGGGTGGCGAGTCGTGCCGAGGCCAGGTTGGCCACGGCGACCAGCGCTGTCATCGGGATGAACATCATGCCTGCGTGCAGGGCCGACTGCCCCCGCTGTTGCTGGAGATACAGGCTGAAATTGAACACCCCGCCGTAGTAGGCGGCATTCAGCATGAAACCCACCACCAGGGACACCGCCACCACCCGGTTCCGGAACAGCGGCAGCGGCAGCATCGGGTGCGCACCTCTGGCCTGCACCGCGAGAAAGGAGGTCGCCGCGACCACGGCCACGATGAGCGACAGCACTGCTGCCGGACGCGAGAAGCCCTCGGCGCCACCCTCGATCACGCCGTACGTCAGCCCGCCCATCGTCAGCACCGCCGCCACCTGGCCGATCCAGTCGAGCCGGGCCGGAAGCCGCGGTGACGCCGGGACCCGGGCGAGCAGGACCAGGGCCAGCACGCCGGCCGGCAGGTTGACGAAGAAGATCCATCGCCATCCGATCGAGGCGGTGAGTGCCCCGCCGACCACCGGCCCCACGGCCACCGCGACCGCGCCGCCCACGGTCCAGATCGCGATGGCCCGCGCCCGCTCGGCCTGATCGGGGAAACCCTGTCGGACCAGGGCCAGGGACGCCGGCATCATCACCGCGGCCGCCGCGCCCTGGAGCAGCCGGGCGGCCACCAGCACCCCGAGCCCGGGCGCGATCCCGCACGCGGCCGAAGCCAGGGCGAAGAGCACCAGACCACCGCCGAACGCCCGCTTGGCGCCGATCCGGTCGGACAGCGCGCCCGCGGAAAGCATCAGCGAGGCGAACATCAGCGTGTAGCCGTCCACCACCCACTGCAGCCCCGACATGCCGACGCCGAGGCTGCTGCCGATGTCGGGCAGCGCGACCGTGACGATCAGTGCGTCCAGCGAGATGAGGAAGAAGCCGAGCAGCGCCGCGCCGAGCACGGCGGGAGAGCCTCCCCGGACTTCGGTGGGCGGCGATGCGGAGGATGTCGTCCCCCGGTGCGGCATCAGCCGGCCACCTGCGAGGGCGGTGCCTGGTTTCCGTCGCCCCACGTCGCGGTCATCACCACCGTGTCGATCAGCCAGCGGTCACCGGTCCTGACCAGCTGCCACCGGTAGTCGCCCCCCAGCGTCCACAACGGGTCTCCGTATGAGGTGGCCAGGCGGTGGGTGGCCTGGAAGGAGGCCGTGCACACGGCGCGGTCGCCGTCAACGTCGACGAGATGGTTGGCGACGAGATGCTGGGTGGCGTCGTAGGCACCGAGCGTGCCGGCCCAGGCGTCGACGATCTCCTGCGGGTTGAGCCGGACCGGTTCGCCACCGGCCAGGCTGGTGTAGTCGAGCAGGACCTTGTCGGCGAAGAGCCCGCGCAGCTGCTGCCATTCGCGCCGGTCGGCGTGCACAGCCATCCGGGTACAGGTCTCGGCGACCGCGTACTTGGCCTCGATGGTGGTGACGGTTTCGGGCATGCCGGGGGACCTCCGGACGGTGGTGGCGGGGGTTGTGGTGTTCACAGCGTGCGGGCGAAGTGTTCGGCGGTCGCGTCGGCGGCGAACGCGACCTGCCGCGGCTGGTCGTAGAAGTCGAACTGTTCGCCCTCGGTCCACAGGAACTCCGAGGCTCCTGCCAGGGCGGCGTGGAAGCGGCGGGCGCCGTCGGGGATCGCGGCGCCCTCGCTGTGCACCAGCAGTGTCGGTGCCGTGAGCCGCGGGGCGAGGGCAATGGCGTCGAAGTCCAGCCACTCGGTCCAGGCCATGACGGCGTACCGTTTGGGCCACTGCTCGATCCCGCCGCGCCCGGGATTGAGATAGAAGTCGATGTCGAAGGGCATGGCCGCGTCAGGGTCACTTCCGCTGACCACCGGAACGTAGGCGACCTCCCCGGTCTCCTCGTACTGGTGCCGGGCCGCGGCCGCCGCGGCCTTCTTCGCCTCCACGCCCTCCGGGCCGCCGTAGTTCTCGTCGCAGATGCGGCGGTCGTGCAGCCACGGCGCCACC harbors:
- a CDS encoding MFS transporter translates to MPHRGTTSSASPPTEVRGGSPAVLGAALLGFFLISLDALIVTVALPDIGSSLGVGMSGLQWVVDGYTLMFASLMLSAGALSDRIGAKRAFGGGLVLFALASAACGIAPGLGVLVAARLLQGAAAAVMMPASLALVRQGFPDQAERARAIAIWTVGGAVAVAVGPVVGGALTASIGWRWIFFVNLPAGVLALVLLARVPASPRLPARLDWIGQVAAVLTMGGLTYGVIEGGAEGFSRPAAVLSLIVAVVAATSFLAVQARGAHPMLPLPLFRNRVVAVSLVVGFMLNAAYYGGVFNFSLYLQQQRGQSALHAGMMFIPMTALVAVANLASARLATRYGPRVPMVAGQLIGAAGLLALLTIGTHTNVWVVAGLMVPVGLGGALAVPALTAMLLDRVPADRAGVAGAVLNTARQVGGALAVAVFGALLAGADSFLSGMHWSVLIAAAGLLTTAGATLTLPAAGRTSRTATA
- a CDS encoding nuclear transport factor 2 family protein, whose translation is MPETVTTIEAKYAVAETCTRMAVHADRREWQQLRGLFADKVLLDYTSLAGGEPVRLNPQEIVDAWAGTLGAYDATQHLVANHLVDVDGDRAVCTASFQATHRLATSYGDPLWTLGGDYRWQLVRTGDRWLIDTVVMTATWGDGNQAPPSQVAG
- a CDS encoding alpha/beta fold hydrolase, producing MPVCEQVAFAGGNGKLAGRLFLSDSGSDATDPVAAVLVAGTWTSVKEQMADRYAEELARRGFAALSFDFTGYGESEGVPRDYESAALKIRDLRGAADFLGGHPAVAGTGLGVLGVCAGAMYASAFAAEDSRVRSLALVAPWLHDRRICDENYGGPEGVEAKKAAAAAARHQYEETGEVAYVPVVSGSDPDAAMPFDIDFYLNPGRGGIEQWPKRYAVMAWTEWLDFDAIALAPRLTAPTLLVHSEGAAIPDGARRFHAALAGASEFLWTEGEQFDFYDQPRQVAFAADATAEHFARTL